DNA from Paraburkholderia sp. ZP32-5:
AGCTTTTTATCGGCGCGGTGAGCGACAAGCAGTTCATCACGCTGTGCGACGTGCTGGAGCATCCCGAACTCGCCGATGAACCGCAATTCGCCAACAACGCGCTGCGCGTCGCGGTGCGTCCCGAGCTGCTCGCGCGGCTCGGTGAAATCCTCAAGGATCATCGTGCCGACGAACTCGCGCCCAGGCTCGAAGCAGCCGGCATTCCGTACGCGCCGATCGTGCGTCCCGATCAACTGCTCGACGATCCGCATCTGAAGGCCAGCGGCGGTCTCGCGCCGATGCAGACCGAAGACGGCAGCATGACCGAGGTGGTCCTGCTGCCGATCATGATGGGCGGCCGCCGCCCTGGCGTGCGCCAGGCACTGGCGCGTGTCGGCGAGCATACGCAGGAAGTGCTGTCGCGCCTCAAAAGCCGGGTGAACGCTTGAGTGCGTTCGGTATCGGCCGCGAATCAACGCGCTTGTTCTTATTCAGTCGATCGAGCGCGACGCGAGTCGCCGCGCTTTGATTGCGCAAACATCAATCGGCACTCCGCCGAACGCAACATGAACGACAGTTAACACCAAATAAGAGTGCCGTCGTATCAGACGAAGATCAGCCGAAATCATCAGGAGACAAGGATGCAACCCACCGTGATTGCGGACTCGCGTCCGCTCGCCTCGCCGACTATCGCAGTCGGCGTCACACCCGGCGCGGAGATTTCCGCGCGCATGGACCGGCTGCCGCTGGCTCGCCATTTATGGGTACTCGTGGCGCTGATCTCGCTAGGCGGCTTCTTCGAGATTTACGACCTGATTTTCACGGGCTATATCGCGCCCGGCATGGCGAAAAGCGGACTGCTGCAGACGACCACTCACGCGTTCTTCGGCTTCACCGGTATTGCGGGCTTCATCGCCGCGATCTTCGCGGGCCTGTTCGTGGGCACGTTCTGTCTGGGATGGCTGCCCGATCGTTACGGTCGCCGCGCGGTGTTCACGGTCTCGTTGCTGTGGTACTCGATCGGCTCGGCGATCATGGCACTGCAGACCACGCCAGAAGGCGTGATTTTCTGGCGCTTTATTGCCGGTATCGGTGTGGGCGTCGAGATCATCACGATCGACAGCTACGTGACCGAGTTGGTGCCGCAGCACATGCGCGGCCGCGCGATGGCGTTCAATCAGATGGTGATGTTCGCGGCGGCGCCCGTCGCGGCGATCCTGTCGTATTGGCTCGTGCCCGAGACGGTTTTCGGTCTCGATGGCTGGCGCATTGTCGTGCTGGCGGGCTCTGCCGGCGCGATCGTCGTCTGGTTCATTCGCCGCTCGGTGCCGGAGTCTCCTCGATGGCTCGCGGCGCATGGTCACGTGGATAAAGCCGACGAGATCGTGCGCAAGATCGAAGCGATCGTCGAGCGGCAATCGGGACGGCCGCTGCCGCCGCCGCTTCCGGTGATCGAACAACCGGCGCACCGGCGCGCGTCGTTTGCCGAGCTTCTGCAACCACCTTATCGTTCGCGCCTCATCATGCTGATCGCCTTCAACTTCTGCCAGGCGATCGGTTACTACGGCTTTGCGAACTGGGTGCCGACGCTGCTGATCGGGCAGGGGATCACGGTGACGAAGAGCCTGCTTTACTCGTTCGTGATTGCATTCGCGCTACCGGTCGGACCGGCGATCGCGATGCTGTTTGCCGACAGGATTCAGCGCAAGTATCTGATCGTCGGCGGGGCGTTTGCAGTGATTGTGTGCGGGCTCGCATTCGGGCAGACGAAATCGGCGGCGTTGCTCATCGTGCTCGGCGTATTGATCAGTTTCGCTGGGCAACTGATCTCCGTGTGCTATCACGCCTATCAGGCCGAGTTGTTTCCCACCGCGGTACGGTGTCGCGCGAATGGCATCGTCTATTCGGCGAGCCGAGTGGGAGCGATGATGTCGGGCTTTCTGATCGCGTTTCTGCTTCGCGACTTTGGCGTTGTTGGCGTGTTCATCGGTATTACCGCGACGATGCTGGTCGTCGCGATATCGATCGGTGTGTTCGGTCCTAAAACCAATGGCTTGCGGCTCGAAGAGATTAATCACTGAATGATGCCGCTGGCGGCATCGGTTGAATCCGCGCTCGAAAGCGGACATTGCCTGAAAACAGGCGATGTCCGCTTTTTGCTTTTTGCAGCGCCTGCGATGACGCGCATCTAAATGTTCATCACGAAAGTACTCGCGACACGGCTTTTCCGATCCTGTCTTTACGCCAATTTTACGAGAAGCATCGATCTTTTTTGGTGAATCCACACGGCATTCTCCCTACACTCTTCGAGCCTTCGGGGGCGAAGTGCGCCGGCCAAGCAATGGGCGGGCGCTTTGTTGACCGCCGACTACTCTCGTGCATTTCGGCATTCAATCAGGACAATTCGTGGACTATCAAAACGTGAAAAACAGGCTTATTGGCGCAGCAGCGTTGTCGCTCTTTGCAGTGACAGCTCATGCGCAGAGCAGCGTCACTCTTTATGGCTTGATCGATACAGGTATCGTCTATACGAACAACCAGGGCGGTCACAGCGCATGGCAGATGCAGAGCAGCATGCTGTCGAACGAAGTGTGGGGTCTGCGCGGCAGTGAAGATCTCGGCGGCGGTCTGCATGCGATCTTCCGCCTCGAAAGCGGCTTTAACATCCAGAACGGCCGCCAAACTTACGCGGGCACGATGTTCGGCCGCCAGGCGTATGTCGGCCTGCAAAGCGACCAATACGGCACGTTGATGCTCGGTCGCCAGTACGACGCGGTGGTCGACATGCTCGGGCCGATCGCGTTGGCGAATAACGGCGATGGTAATAACCTGGCCGCGCATCCGTTCGATAACGACAATATCGACGACTCGTTCTATATCAACAATTCGGTCAAGTATGTAAGCCCGACTTACAAGGGACTGCAGGCGGAAGCACAGTACGGCTTCAGCAATGCGGCCGGCGATTTCTCGAACAATCGCGCGTATAGCTTTGGCGTGAGTTACGCCAACGGTCCGATCAACCTGGCGGCTGCCTACCTGCAACTCAACAACGGCGGCCTGACTGCCGGCGGCGCGCTGACGAACAACGACTTCGTGAGCTTTCCGTCAGCGCGTCAGCGCGTAATGGGGGTAGGTGGAAACTACACGTTTGGCCCAGCGGTTGTCGGTCTGTTGTGGACGCGTTCGTTGTTCGACAACACGCAACCCGGTGCGAATTCGGTGATCCTGCAACCGTTCGACACGCTGCACTTCAATAACTATGAAGTCAACGCGCACTATGCGCTGACGCCTTCGATCTCGCTGGCCGGCGCCTACACGTTCACCGAAGGGTCTGTTAGCTCCGGTACAGGTTCGGTTAATCCGAAATGGCATCAGGTGACGTTGATGGCGGACTACTCGTTCAGCAAGCGCACGGATGTCTACCTGGAGGGCGTATATCAACACGCTTACGGTGCGGCCGGCTCCGCGTTCGAGGGTGCGTATATCAATGGCCTCGCGCAGTCGTCGACCGGTAATCAGGTTGCCGCGACCGTGGGGATTCGGACGCGGTTCTGATATTCGTGAATGCTGAGCTAGGTTAGAGACCTGGGTTGGCGTTGGCGCATCGGTTCGGGGCAGCCCGATTCGATGCGCCGTTTGCATTGCTCTGCCACATCGCTTCACACCACTCCAAACGCCCATTCCAAGGCCGCATTCTGTGCATGAAGCAGAAAGGCCTTCGCTGCGGCAACGCGGCAACTCGGGTGCTGCATCGCATCCGCCGATACCTCCTCGCCCCTTGATACCGGCGGACACGGGATGAATTCGGTGCCCGGTCGTCTCCGGTCCAGCACCGCGGCCGTAACTCTATAGCCTTCCAGTTCCGCCGGCGTGGCGTCGTCGGGCCAGCAGTCGGTCACGAGAATGTCGGTGTCGGTCAACTCACCCATGTCGATGCTGGTCGAGAAGCGTGGATAAGCTTTCGCCGCGGTCTTGACATGCCACTTCTGCGGATAAACCTGGACAACTGTTATCGGCAACGCCGCGCTTGCCTCAATCCACGACTGCAGAATGTTCGATTCGGGAGAAACAACACCCACCTTTATCCCATCGAGCTTGCGGTGTCGATGGAAGTAAAACGCCAGATCACCAATCGTTTCGCACGGGTGGTTGTGCCGTGTTCGCGCATTGATCACTGAGCCTTGGCTGACAGTTCGCGATGGTTGCCAATGCATTGAACGTTGGAAGGGAAGGCCGTTTCTTCGTCAAGCAGCAGCCGTGTTTCCGCGAAAAAATTACCAATAGTTTCAAAGACAACTAACCCAGTCCGTCACGAAGATGAAACACAACTGCCGTAAGTTCGCGAACTCTTACCAATCTTTCAAATCTTAAAATACCGTGAAAAAAACATTTCTAATTTCTGCGATTCTCGCAGCCGGTCTAAGTGCATGCGGGGGTAGCGACAGCAGCAATACTGCTGGTAACAATGGCGGTGGCAATGGCGGCAATGGCACGCCCGTAACGGACAGCAAGATCCCGACGCTTGCATTTACTGATCCGCAAAGCAGCTTCGATCTGAATAACTACACGCAGACGGCGATGTTCCCGCTGCAGGAAAACACGAGCGGTGCCAATCTGTTGAACGCAGAGGCGTCCGGTGTGACTTACGACAAGGATACGGATTCGCTGTTCGTTATCGGCGACGGCGCGACGTCGGTCGTGCAGGTTTCGAAGAGCGACGGCCACGTTATCGATTCGATGACGCTCAATGGTGGCGACTTCGAAGACACTGAAGGCATCACCTATGCCGGCGGCGGCAAGTTCGTTCTGGTGGAAGAACGCCTCCGTCAAGTCGATATGTTTACGTACGTTCCGAATGGAACCCTGAACAGGGCAGCGGTACAGTCCGTCAAACTGGGTACGACGGTGGGCAACGTCGGTATCGAGGGTGTGACTTTCGATACCAAAACGGGTGGCTATATCGCAGTACGCCAGTCGCAACCCACCAACATTTTCCAGGCGGCCATCAACTTCGCGGCCGGCACGGCGACGGCATCGGACGGCACGCCGATCCTGCCGTCGACGGACAATCCGCCGGTGATGTTCGATGCGGCTACGACGGGTCTTTCCGCATTCAATGACGTGTTCTCGGTGTCGAATATCGTATCGTCCACCGCGCCGGACTACGACAACGTCGTCATCATCGGCGCGCCGGATGGCCGGATCGTCAAGATGGATCGTGCAGGTAACCTGAAGAGCAACCTGTACATGAGCGCCACCGCGCAGAATGAAGGCGTGACGATGGCGCCGGACGGCACCATTTACGCGGTCGGCGAACAGGCTGCTGGCCCGAGCCTGCCGGGCCTGACCATCTTCAAGCCGACCACCGGCACGAGCAATGTCGGCATCGGCAGCAACCTGTACCTGAAGTTCGATCAGGCGGTGAAGGCGGGTTCCGGCAATATCGTTCTCAGCAACGGTGTGGACGATACGCGCACGATTTCGGTGGGCGACGCATCGCAGGTGACGTTCAGCGGTAACGTGATGAAGATTCATCCGAAGTTCTACCTGACCGCTAACACGACTTACCACATCACGTATCCGGCGGGCGCGATCAAGACGATAGCGGGCAACAATACCGTTGCCGTGTCCGACAATTCCACCTTCTCGTTCACGACGATCGGTACCGTCGATCACACCACGCCGACCTTGTCGAGCACGGCGCCGGTCGATGGCGCGACGGGTATCATCGGCAATCACATGACGCTGTCGTTCAGCAAGATCGTGCAACCGGGCTCGGGCAACATCGTGGTCAGCGACGGCTCCGATACGCGCAATATCTCGGTGAGCGACACGAGCCAGGTGAAATTCAACGGCGGTCGAGTGACCATCACGTTCGCGACGCCGTTGCAGAATAGCTCGCACTACACGATGCAAATGGCCGGCGGCGTTATCACCGACCTGTATGGCAATCCGTATGCGGGCACGACGCAGAGTTTCACGACCGCGGCGGCAGGTGCGCCCGCGCCGACCGTGTTGATCTCGGAAGTGAACTCGAACGCGGACGGCGGCCAGGACTTCTTCGAGATCTATAACTACGGCAGCGCGGCAATCGATCTGACGGGCTGGCGGTGGGGCGACAGCCACGCTGACGTCAACGACGCCAACAATGCCGCGGCATTCCCGGCCGGTACGAAGCTTGCGGCGGGTGAGCATCTGGTCATTGTGCCGGGTGTGCCGGGAACGGATGAAAATACGTTCCGCACGACGTGGGGTCTCCCTGGCTCGGTTCCGGTCATGGCGATGCTGGACATCAATAACGATGCCTCGAATCCGATCGGTCTGGGTAAGGGCGATGCGGTGATCGTCTATGACGCGAACGGTAACGTTGCGGCTGCAATGAACTACGGCACGCCGATCGCTGCAACGCAGGGCGACGGCACGACGGTTGCGATTCCGACGGCTTTGGGTACGGATGCAAGCCTCGTCGCTGCTGGAAACCACGCGGGTGCCGTCTTCGTCGGCGGCAATGCGAAGGCTTCCGCGGTGTGGGATACCGTTTCTCCGACCACGGCGCCGAACTATATCGAGGCAGTGGTTGGCGCGCTCAATGGCATTGCCGAACCGACCAGCTCCAAGTCGGTGGGTTCGCCTGGGGATTAATGTCCGCCGCTTTGCGGTGTAGGACGCAGGAGTATCGAGAAGAACCGCCCGGCTATGTCGGGCGGTTTTTTATTTGCTCATTGCTTCGTGATGTGCGTGCGCGGTGGAGGAAATGCGTGGTCGCGGTTCACACGGGCTACTGTTTGGAAGGCTCGATCGTGAAGCGCTCGCCGCACGCAAGCAATTCACCCACGCCCGGCTCAAAACCGCGCGTCGCCGGCACACAGCGACGCGCCACCATCTAGTTAAAAGAACCCCAACGCCTGCGCCTGATAACTCACCAGCAGACACTTCGTCTGCTGATAATTCGACAACGCCATCTTGTGCGTTTCGCGCCCGATACCCGACTGCTTATACCCACCAAACGCCGCGTGCGCCGGATACAGGTGATAGCAATTGGTCCATACGCGTCCCGCCTCGATTTCGCGTCCCATCTTGTAGGCGCGAGTCCCGTCGCGCGTCCACACACCGGCGCCGAGACCATAGAACGTATCGTTCGCGAGTTCGATAGCCTGCTGCTCGTCCTTGAATGTCATCACCGACGCAACCGGTCCGAAGATTTCCTCCTGGAACACGCGCATATCGTTCTTGCCGAATAGCATCGTCGGCTTCACGTAGAAGCCCGTGCCGAGATCGGCCGCCGGCGTTGCGCGCCCGCCACCGGTCAGACACTGCGCTCCCTCATCGCGACCGATGTCGATATACGACAGGATCTTGTCCAGTTGCTGTTGCGACGCCTGCGCACCGATCATCGTTTCCAGATTCAGCGGATGGCCAGCCTTGATGCGCTCCACGCGCGCAATCGCCTTCTCGATGAAGCGCTCATAAATGGACTCCTGCACCAGCACCCGCGACGGACACGTGCAGACCTCGCCCTGATTCAGCGCGAACATCGCGAGACCTTCGAGGGCTTTGTCGAGGAACGCATCGTCGCGATCGATCACGTCGGCGAAGAAGATATTCGGGCTCTTGCCGCCGAGTTCGACCGTCGACGGAATCAGGTTGTCCGCCGCCGCGTGCAGGATGCGCTTGCCGACCGGCGTCGAACCCGTGAACGCGATCTTCGCGATCCGCTTGTTGGTCGCGAGCGCTTCGCCCGCTTCCTTGCCGAAGCCACTGACGATATTGATGACCCCCGCGGGAAACAGATCGCCGATCAGTTCCATCAGCACGAGCACCGAAGCCGGCGTCTGTTCCGCGGGCTTCATCACGACGCAGCAGCCGGCCGCGAGCGCGGGCGCGAGTTTCCACGCGGCCATCAGCAGCGGGAAATTCCACGGGATGATCTGGCCGACCACGCCAAGCGGCTCGTGAAAATGGTAGGCGACCGTGTCATCGTCGATCTCGGAGATCGCGCCTTCCTGGGCCCGGATGCAACCGGCGAAATAGCGGAAATGGTCGACGGCGAGCGGCAAATCCGCAGCCATCGTTTCGCGCAGCGGCTTGCCGTTATCGATCGTCTCCGCAACTGCCAGCAGCTTCAGATTCTTTTCCATCCGCTCGGCCACCGCGAGCAGCAGGTTCGCGCGCTCGGCCACTGGCGTCTTGCTCCATTTGCGGCGTGCCGCGTGCGCCGCGTCGACAGCGAGATCGATATCGGCGGCATTCGAGCGGGGCACGCGGCAAAACGGCTGCCCGTTAATCGGCGACACGTTGTCGAAATAGTCGCCGCCAACCGGCGGCACCCATTTGCCGCCGATGTAGTTGTCGTAACTCTGCCGATACGGATATTCGATGTCGAGGCCAAGGGCTTTCAGGTCGAATGGATTCATTACGTGTCTCCGGGTTGTGATCGTTACGGGGTGGCTGCGCCGGGACGACATAAGGCACGAACCGTACCAATGCGGCGAAGCACGAGATTTCGCGGGCCTGCCGAAAACCGCGCATGCCGCGGTGTTCCGTTTCGAAACAGTCGCGTGGATGCGGGTGTACCGAAACGTGGCAGAGCAGATCGATCTTCGCTCGCAGCAGAGCCGCCGCGCCCGGCTGGGACAGCCGCGCGCCGGAAGCGGCGTCGATCAAACGGAGTATCCTGTTGTCACGCATCGAAGCGTCCGGCACGATCCGGACCCATCCCGGAGGAGACAATGCGCGATGACGTTCATCCGGTCAGCCTCACGGCGGCTAACCAGGCCACTGTGCTGGCCGCGTCGGCCATTCAGAAATCACACGAACGCTCCGAGACATTCGGGCTGAGCGCAACGATCCAGCCGGAGTACGACATCCTCTCCTCGGCGGGTCTCGCGCTGAAGCGCGAACAGAACCAGGTGCTGTGCGCGCATGCGATGCCGGTCATGGAGACATTGCACGAGCAGATCGTCAACACGCAAAGCATGATCGTGCTGACCGATGCCGAAGGCCTGATCCTGCATTCGATCGGCGACGACGACTTCCTGCATCGCGCGGAAAAAGTGGCGCTGCGGCCAGGCGCGAACTGGGCCGAGGATCGTCAGGGCACCAATGCTATC
Protein-coding regions in this window:
- a CDS encoding MFS transporter; the encoded protein is MQPTVIADSRPLASPTIAVGVTPGAEISARMDRLPLARHLWVLVALISLGGFFEIYDLIFTGYIAPGMAKSGLLQTTTHAFFGFTGIAGFIAAIFAGLFVGTFCLGWLPDRYGRRAVFTVSLLWYSIGSAIMALQTTPEGVIFWRFIAGIGVGVEIITIDSYVTELVPQHMRGRAMAFNQMVMFAAAPVAAILSYWLVPETVFGLDGWRIVVLAGSAGAIVVWFIRRSVPESPRWLAAHGHVDKADEIVRKIEAIVERQSGRPLPPPLPVIEQPAHRRASFAELLQPPYRSRLIMLIAFNFCQAIGYYGFANWVPTLLIGQGITVTKSLLYSFVIAFALPVGPAIAMLFADRIQRKYLIVGGAFAVIVCGLAFGQTKSAALLIVLGVLISFAGQLISVCYHAYQAELFPTAVRCRANGIVYSASRVGAMMSGFLIAFLLRDFGVVGVFIGITATMLVVAISIGVFGPKTNGLRLEEINH
- a CDS encoding porin, whose translation is MKNRLIGAAALSLFAVTAHAQSSVTLYGLIDTGIVYTNNQGGHSAWQMQSSMLSNEVWGLRGSEDLGGGLHAIFRLESGFNIQNGRQTYAGTMFGRQAYVGLQSDQYGTLMLGRQYDAVVDMLGPIALANNGDGNNLAAHPFDNDNIDDSFYINNSVKYVSPTYKGLQAEAQYGFSNAAGDFSNNRAYSFGVSYANGPINLAAAYLQLNNGGLTAGGALTNNDFVSFPSARQRVMGVGGNYTFGPAVVGLLWTRSLFDNTQPGANSVILQPFDTLHFNNYEVNAHYALTPSISLAGAYTFTEGSVSSGTGSVNPKWHQVTLMADYSFSKRTDVYLEGVYQHAYGAAGSAFEGAYINGLAQSSTGNQVAATVGIRTRF
- a CDS encoding SdiA-regulated domain-containing protein, producing the protein MKKTFLISAILAAGLSACGGSDSSNTAGNNGGGNGGNGTPVTDSKIPTLAFTDPQSSFDLNNYTQTAMFPLQENTSGANLLNAEASGVTYDKDTDSLFVIGDGATSVVQVSKSDGHVIDSMTLNGGDFEDTEGITYAGGGKFVLVEERLRQVDMFTYVPNGTLNRAAVQSVKLGTTVGNVGIEGVTFDTKTGGYIAVRQSQPTNIFQAAINFAAGTATASDGTPILPSTDNPPVMFDAATTGLSAFNDVFSVSNIVSSTAPDYDNVVIIGAPDGRIVKMDRAGNLKSNLYMSATAQNEGVTMAPDGTIYAVGEQAAGPSLPGLTIFKPTTGTSNVGIGSNLYLKFDQAVKAGSGNIVLSNGVDDTRTISVGDASQVTFSGNVMKIHPKFYLTANTTYHITYPAGAIKTIAGNNTVAVSDNSTFSFTTIGTVDHTTPTLSSTAPVDGATGIIGNHMTLSFSKIVQPGSGNIVVSDGSDTRNISVSDTSQVKFNGGRVTITFATPLQNSSHYTMQMAGGVITDLYGNPYAGTTQSFTTAAAGAPAPTVLISEVNSNADGGQDFFEIYNYGSAAIDLTGWRWGDSHADVNDANNAAAFPAGTKLAAGEHLVIVPGVPGTDENTFRTTWGLPGSVPVMAMLDINNDASNPIGLGKGDAVIVYDANGNVAAAMNYGTPIAATQGDGTTVAIPTALGTDASLVAAGNHAGAVFVGGNAKASAVWDTVSPTTAPNYIEAVVGALNGIAEPTSSKSVGSPGD
- a CDS encoding aldehyde dehydrogenase family protein, which translates into the protein MNPFDLKALGLDIEYPYRQSYDNYIGGKWVPPVGGDYFDNVSPINGQPFCRVPRSNAADIDLAVDAAHAARRKWSKTPVAERANLLLAVAERMEKNLKLLAVAETIDNGKPLRETMAADLPLAVDHFRYFAGCIRAQEGAISEIDDDTVAYHFHEPLGVVGQIIPWNFPLLMAAWKLAPALAAGCCVVMKPAEQTPASVLVLMELIGDLFPAGVINIVSGFGKEAGEALATNKRIAKIAFTGSTPVGKRILHAAADNLIPSTVELGGKSPNIFFADVIDRDDAFLDKALEGLAMFALNQGEVCTCPSRVLVQESIYERFIEKAIARVERIKAGHPLNLETMIGAQASQQQLDKILSYIDIGRDEGAQCLTGGGRATPAADLGTGFYVKPTMLFGKNDMRVFQEEIFGPVASVMTFKDEQQAIELANDTFYGLGAGVWTRDGTRAYKMGREIEAGRVWTNCYHLYPAHAAFGGYKQSGIGRETHKMALSNYQQTKCLLVSYQAQALGFF